One genomic window of Proteobacteria bacterium CG1_02_64_396 includes the following:
- a CDS encoding ferredoxin, producing the protein MALMITDECINCGVCEPECPNSAITEGDEIYEIDPDLCTECVGHFDEPQCVKVCPVDCIPKDPDHEESEDELRAKFEKIAG; encoded by the coding sequence ATGGCCCTGATGATTACCGATGAATGCATCAACTGTGGCGTTTGCGAACCCGAATGCCCCAACAGCGCCATCACCGAGGGTGACGAGATCTACGAAATTGATCCCGATCTCTGCACCGAGTGCGTCGGCCACTTCGACGAACCCCAATGCGTGAAGGTCTGCCCGGTCGATTGCATCCCCAAGGATCCCGACCACGAAGAGAGCGAAGACGAGCTGCGCGCCAAGTTCGAGAAGATCGCCGGCTAA
- a CDS encoding DUF4438 domain-containing protein → MPKQLPPLRVNGDRLVKIAVQAGIAPAYSYAPFDVDVDGRAFALPATGGITLNVVVGDSVFGWAGDHIEPGVSLLLNEKERTGKANAGLNFLACCGNVATLVSGEAQGAKGRVLGHHGGVHHVIVDFPIEVMERMTLDDKVLIHAFGQGMTLLDHPEVHAMNMDPELLAAWPIRVAADGALEVPVTTLVPGHAMGSGIGSAAVHYGDYDILTHDPDTVSEYQLNQIRFGDLVAILDHDNRYGRTYRKGAVSVGVVVHSDCKLAGHGPGVATLLTALGGKIRPVLDPGANVGRYLGMGRFREGSSQKKKGKRV, encoded by the coding sequence ATGCCCAAGCAACTGCCCCCTTTGCGCGTCAATGGCGACCGCCTGGTCAAGATCGCCGTCCAGGCTGGCATCGCCCCCGCTTACTCCTACGCCCCCTTCGACGTCGATGTCGATGGCCGCGCCTTCGCCCTACCCGCCACCGGGGGGATCACCCTCAACGTGGTGGTGGGCGATTCGGTCTTTGGTTGGGCGGGGGACCACATCGAGCCGGGGGTCTCTTTGCTGCTCAATGAAAAGGAGCGGACCGGCAAAGCCAACGCCGGGCTCAACTTTCTGGCGTGCTGTGGCAACGTCGCCACCCTCGTCAGTGGCGAGGCCCAAGGGGCCAAGGGGCGGGTACTGGGGCACCACGGCGGGGTCCACCACGTCATCGTCGACTTCCCGATTGAGGTCATGGAGCGGATGACCTTGGACGACAAGGTGCTCATCCACGCCTTCGGTCAGGGGATGACGCTGCTCGACCACCCCGAGGTCCACGCCATGAACATGGATCCCGAACTGCTGGCCGCCTGGCCGATCCGGGTGGCCGCCGACGGGGCGCTGGAGGTACCGGTCACCACCCTGGTGCCGGGCCACGCCATGGGCAGCGGCATTGGCTCGGCGGCGGTCCACTATGGCGATTACGACATCCTGACCCACGATCCCGACACGGTGAGCGAGTACCAACTTAATCAAATCCGCTTTGGCGATTTGGTCGCCATCCTCGATCACGACAACCGTTATGGGCGGACCTACCGCAAGGGGGCGGTCTCGGTGGGGGTGGTGGTTCATTCCGATTGCAAACTGGCGGGCCACGGGCCGGGGGTGGCGACCCTGCTCACCGCCCTGGGGGGCAAGATTCGCCCGGTGCTCGATCCCGGCGCCAACGTCGGGCGCTATTTGGGGATGGGACGGTTCCGTGAGGGGAGCAGTCAAAAGAAGAAGGGGAAGAGGGTATGA
- a CDS encoding protoporphyrinogen oxidase — translation MSLPQQVDLVVVGAGISGLGAGVRALAAGRDVVVLEGSGRAGGVIESRRHDGYLFDTGPNSTLGNRPGVKEWVAELGLDPLDAAPEAKYRYVVKGGRLVPLPLGPVAFLKTPLFSLWAKLRLLAEPLHGRAEAEETVAQFVRRRLGPEFLDYAVGPFVSGVYAGDPERLSVRAAVAKIYNLERDHGGLLRGALAKRNVSGQPKGGIFSFAGGMGALPEAMAAKLGERLFLDTPVKGLKSEEGGMVLDLGEGRRLRAREVWLAVPAEVSANLVAPLAPVAEETLRQIPYAAVAQVFLAYRKADIPALPKGFGFLIPRVEGIETLGCLFSSQLFPGRCPDDRVALTAYVGGRTNPDGALRLPAQIVAGVREDLKKLLGIQAEPVYVDTARHARAIPQYELGHEGRIATIERALAPFPIKLVGNIKGGVAVADRLLFAQALG, via the coding sequence ATGAGTTTGCCGCAGCAGGTGGATTTGGTCGTCGTCGGGGCGGGGATTTCGGGGCTCGGGGCCGGGGTGAGGGCGCTGGCCGCCGGGCGCGATGTGGTGGTCCTGGAGGGAAGTGGCCGCGCCGGGGGGGTGATTGAAAGCCGCCGCCACGACGGCTACCTGTTCGATACCGGCCCCAACTCGACCTTGGGCAATCGTCCAGGGGTCAAGGAGTGGGTCGCCGAGTTGGGGCTCGACCCCCTCGATGCCGCCCCTGAGGCCAAGTATCGCTACGTGGTCAAGGGGGGCAGGTTGGTCCCGCTGCCGCTGGGGCCGGTCGCCTTCCTCAAAACGCCCCTCTTTTCACTCTGGGCCAAATTGCGGTTGCTGGCCGAGCCGCTGCATGGTCGGGCCGAGGCGGAAGAGACGGTGGCCCAGTTTGTCCGCCGCCGTTTGGGGCCAGAGTTTCTCGACTACGCGGTCGGCCCCTTCGTCAGCGGGGTCTACGCGGGCGACCCCGAGCGGCTTTCGGTGCGGGCTGCGGTGGCCAAGATCTACAACCTGGAGCGGGATCACGGCGGCCTCTTGCGCGGGGCGCTGGCCAAACGCAACGTCAGCGGCCAACCCAAGGGGGGGATCTTCTCGTTCGCGGGGGGGATGGGGGCGCTGCCTGAGGCAATGGCGGCCAAGTTGGGCGAGCGGCTCTTCCTCGATACCCCGGTCAAGGGTTTGAAGAGCGAAGAGGGGGGAATGGTGCTCGATCTGGGGGAGGGTCGCAGGCTGCGTGCCCGCGAGGTCTGGCTCGCCGTCCCCGCTGAAGTGAGCGCCAATCTGGTCGCCCCGCTCGCCCCGGTGGCCGAAGAGACCTTGCGCCAGATTCCCTACGCTGCGGTGGCCCAGGTGTTTCTGGCCTACCGCAAAGCCGACATCCCGGCGCTGCCCAAGGGGTTCGGTTTTCTGATTCCTCGGGTCGAGGGGATCGAAACATTGGGGTGTCTATTTTCAAGCCAGCTCTTCCCCGGTCGCTGCCCCGACGATCGGGTGGCGCTGACCGCCTACGTGGGGGGGAGAACCAATCCCGACGGAGCGCTACGGCTTCCGGCCCAGATCGTTGCCGGGGTGCGGGAGGACTTGAAAAAACTGTTGGGGATTCAGGCCGAGCCGGTCTATGTCGACACCGCCCGTCACGCACGGGCGATTCCGCAATACGAACTGGGGCACGAGGGGAGGATCGCCACCATCGAGCGGGCGCTGGCCCCCTTCCCGATCAAGCTGGTGGGGAACATCAAGGGGGGGGTGGCGGTGGCCGACCGGCTGCTGTTTGCACAAGCATTGGGGTGA